The genomic window AGTTAGTATTTGACGAGCCGCAATTTAGCATTACTCCCGGTCAAGCGGCAGTTTGGTACGATGGCGATGTTGTGTTAGGTGGCGGGATTATTGAAAAGCAGACTTAAAATTATTAAGTAAGTTTTTGAGAGGTGAACTTAAGGAATTGTCTCAACTACTAGAAATTCGGTACAAGAAGTATTCATGCTATTCATTTAACTACTTCTAATATCCTCGGTATATCCTTACCCGGAGGTGAACTTACGTCTTGAGATATGATGTTTCCTGTTTCAGCATCATAAGCAGTAGTTAGCGTCGCTTCTCCAAAAAAACCGCCTTCGGTATCAATGCCCTCTGGAAAGAATAATTTTACAACCCACACCATTCTCTCGGTTGATACATCATGTAATATCGCACCACTAAAATTTTCCGTTTGATACTTTGACCAAGGTGCTAATTTAGCCGAAATCAGTTTAGCTTTTTTAGGAATTACCCCAATTGCTTTATCTTTAGTAATAAAACGATTAATTGACCGTCCTCTGTTTGTACCCAGTGTAGGGGCAGGATTTTCATTGTACAACAACTGGGAATCATTCAGATTTAGAGAATTTGTTGGTGGTGAGAGATGATTTGTTGGGGTTTGAGCGATCGCTTGTTTACCAAATATATTTCCTTTTGCCACGGTGATGCTAGTTGCAGCAGTTAATACTGCACAAGAGCTAACTACAATTAAAAACTTTGCTACTGATTTCATTAAACTATCTCCTCGTTAAAATTAAATTCTGTATCTATGGGTGAGTAAATGTAACTTTATTGTTCGCGTTAGCGTAGGAGAAAACTGACTTAAATCCTAAACCGTAAGTCCGATTCTTATCGTTATTAATAGCAGACTGTACCATTTTCTAGTTACCACTGGTATTGATAAATTGCCAATTTGAAATGTATGTACCGCTTCTGAAACTATTTGTGGTGTCTTTAGATTCAATTCCCACAACCACACCTTCAGCAGAGGGGTAATTAATCGTTCTGGGAATAGTTAATACTCTCGCAGAATTAAGATAAACAGCCCAACTGGTGCTACTAATCTTGCTGTTTTGGTAATTATGAGTACCAGTAGGGTATGGAGAACCATAAGCTAAATTATAAAATCTTGCTACACCAGAACTGTCTTTAAGTTTAAACCCCAAAAAGTGTCCGGCCCAAAGCTTTTGATTTATCTGATCGGTAAGGCTTACACCTACTGCACCATTTTTAGCACCTGTTTCAATCCACTCAGATGCGCCATTGAAAAATACCCACATTTCTTTGTTAATGCTAGGTCCAACTCTAGTTGTTAACCATTGCGTACTAAGGTCTTGTTGCCCATAAGTTGACGAGAAAAAACCTCCAATATTTGCTTCTGTATATTGTTGTTGGGCATATATAGCAGGTTGAGCAAGAATAGCATAAGCCCGTGAAGATGCTAAATCAGCAACACCATTAACGAAGCTAAAGCAAGCTATAGAGATGGCAATATTACAAGCTTTTGTGTGTATGATTTGTTGCCTTAATAGGCTAAATGTTAAAATGTAAGCTATCTAATTAGAAAAAATTAGATGTCAAACACAAAGTATTGATTTATCCCTTATTCCCCCCTTGACAAATTTGTCAATTTAAAACTTAAATGAAAATTTTGGCTTGAATTTATTGTATATAATTAAATGACTGCAATTAATTTTAGTATTTTTAAAACTGAAATATATCTATTACAAAAATCAGCTTAAGATCAGAAAAACGGTAGTAACTTTATAGGGTAAATTTCACAAATTTGGATTTATGAAAACTGTTTATGCAAGCGATCGCAACCAATGGCGAGAATGGTTAGAGAAAAATCACAGTACATCTGTTTGTGTATGGCTTATTTATTACAAAGTAAAAAGTGGTAAGCCTAGCATTCGATATAGCGAAGCCGTAAAAGAAGCTTTATGTTTTGGTTGGATAGATAGTAAAGTGAACTCTTTAGACGAAGAACGTTACCAGCAAGTATTTACACCACGAAAACCAAAAAGTGTTTGGTCAAGATTAAATAAGCAATATATTGAAGAACTTATAGCCGAAGGTTTGATGACAGAGGCAGGTTTTGAAAAAATTGCAGTAGCAAAGCAAAATGGCTCGTGGATTAAGTTAGATGAAATAGAACAGTTAATAATTCCAGCAGATTTAAAGCAAGTCTTAGTAGCAAATGAAACTGCCAACAAATATTTTGAAGCATTAAGTAATTCAGCAAAAAAAAATATACTCTATTGGATTGACAATGCTAAACGCCCAGAAACAAGGTTAAAAAGAATTGAACAAACGATAAGTTCAGCAATCCAAAACAAAAATCCCTTGGCTCGATGATGCTGCGATAACTTGGTACGATAGGTGCTTGTAGACAAAACCTAAATATCATGAGTTATAGAGACGGTATTGCTCCTCACGGAATGCAGTTAATTAATCGCATTGCTACACCAGAGCAAAAGCAAGAATTTTTAGAAAAAGCTGAGTTTTTGCCACGAGTGCAGCTTGATGAGCGTGCAGTTTCAGATTTAGTCATGCTGGCTATTGGCGCTTTTAGTCCATTAACAGGATTTATGGAGCAAGAGGATTACGATCGCGTAGTTATGGAAATGCGCCTCGCTAATGGCGTGCTGTGGTCGATTCCGATTACTTTGTCTGTAACTGAAGAAGTTGCTTCTCCCTTAAAAGAAGGTAGTTTAATTCGTTTAGACGATCCTACAGGCAAATTTATCGGCGTTTTGGAATTAAGCCAAAAGTATCGCTATGACAAAACCAATGAAGCAATTAATGTTTATAAAACTGATGATGCTAACCATCCTGGCGTACAAGTAGTTTACAACCAAGGTGAGATAAATCTAGCCGGATCAATTTGGCTATTGGCAAGAGAAGGACATCCCCAGTTTCCCGCTTACCAAATCGATCCAGTTGAGTCGCGGCGAATGTTTAAGGAAAAAGGCTGGAAAACAATTGTTGGTTTTCAAACTCGTAACCCCATTCACCGCGCTCATGAATACATCCAAAAATGTGCAATGGAAACGGTAGATGGTTTATTTTTACATCCTTTAGTTGGTGCAACTAAAGAAGATGATATTCCCGCAGATGTAAGGATGCGCTGCTATGAAATTATTTTAGAAAACTATTACCCCCAAGATCGGGTAATTTTGGCGATTAATCCCGCCGCCATGCGTTACGCTGGCCCGCGTGAAGCAATTTTTCATGCGATTGTCAGGAAAAATTATGGTTGCACTCACTTTATTGTTGGGCGAGATCATGCAGGGGTAGGTGATTATTATGGTACTTACGACGCGCAATACATTTTTGATGAGTTTGAATCAGCAGAATTGGGCATTGTCCCCATGAAGTTTGAACACGCTTTTTACTGTACTCGCACTGAGTCAATGGCGACAACAAAAACTAGCCCTAGCACTCCCTCGGAGCGAATTCATTTATCAGGGACAAAAGTACGGGAAATGCTACGTCGGGGAGAACTTCCACCGCCTCAATTTTCTCGCCCAGAGGTCGCCGCCGAATTAATTAGTGCTATGAAGTCGCCTATGGAAGCATAACTTACTGTTAGGCTGATAGCTACGGGCTGATGGCTGAAGGGTATGAAACGGCGGGATTTTTTTAAAAGAGCAGGCTGGATACTAGCAACGCTAGGGATAAGTGAAGCAGAGTGGATAAGCTTAGGCGATCGCACAATAAATGCGATCGCTTCTCCACTTAATCGTAAACTAGCTTTATTAGTGGGTATTAATCAATATCCAGGTAATTCGCCGCTTTCGGGTTGTCTTACCGATGTTGAGTTGCAAAAAGAATTACTAATTCACCGCTTTGGTTTTGTAGAATCCGATATTCTGATTTTGACGAATAAGCAAGCTACTAGAACCGGGATTGAGAGCGCCTTTTTAAACCATTTAACGGCTCAAGCTCAAAGCGGAGACACTGTTGTATTTCACTTTAGCGGTTACGGTCGTCGCTTGCAATGGAGCAACGAGACAAATATCAATAGTTTGGTGACTAGCGATGATGGGATAGATAATGATTTGACAGAGGAAGCGATCGCTCTATTATTGCAGAGTCTTTCTACTGCTTACATCACAACCATTTTTGATACAGGTTTTCTGTTTCCTAATGTTGCGCCTAGTTACCTAAAGGTTCGTTCTCTACCTGCTTTAGCACAATGGCAATTGACAAAAGCAGAATTAGCTTTTCAGCAAGAACTTAAAGACAAGCAAAAATTAGTTCGCAAGCAACCCACTATTATCAGTGCGGTTGATAATGGTGCGTTGGCGGTAGAGGGACAATGGACGGGTTTTAGTGCGGGATTATTTACTTATGCTTTGACTCAATATTTGTGGGCAGCGACACCAACAAACATTGTTCAAGTTAGCTTTAGTAAAGTAGCAGCGATTTCTAAAACGCAAGTAGAAAGCGCCGACGGGGTAATTACGGCGGTAGAAGCCAATAGCAAAACCGCTCAATTGTGGCTAGGAGGATTACCGCCTACAGTTTTGGAATATTACAAAGAAAATTCTCAGTTGCAGGTTTTAGGGAAAGATTTGACAGTAATGGTGCGATCGCGTAATGGTTTAATGGCTAAAGCCCAAGTTATAGGCAATACTTCCTTACAAATTGGGCAACTTGTACGAGAAGCAATTAGAGTTTTACCCCGCAATATCAGCCTAAATGTTGCTTTAGATCCGAATTTAGAACGGATTGAAAAGGTTGATGCAACTAGCGCTTTTGCAGCGATTCCCCGCGTGTCTTTAGTTGCAACTACGGGGCTACCTGTAGATTATTTATTTGGAAGAGTACCCGAATCTCCCGCCAGTCGTTACGGTTTATTTTCCCCCAAACAAGAATTGATTCCTAACAGTGTTGGGGAAGCTGGAGAAGCGGCAAAATTAGCTGTAAATCGTCTTCTTGCAAAGTTAAAGACACTTTTAGCCGTGAAATTGTGGCGACTAACCAGTAATGCGGGATCTTCCCTTTTAGAAGTGGAAGCAATTTTAGAAGTGATTAACCCCGAAAAGAAAGTATTAATGCAAATAAATTCCGGGCGATCGCCTTTAGCTAAAAATAAGCTCAAAGACTTGCCCCTCAATGCTTCTATATTACTGCCAACTATTGCAATTGGCAGTCAGATTCAGTATCGAGTTAGTAATAAGAGCGATCGCCCGGTTTATTTGTTACTTATGGGTTTGGATAGTAATAAAAGTGCGATCGCACTTTATCCAATTTTACCTACCAGCGAACCCCATAGCTTAGAAAAACCCTTACTGCAAAATATAGTAATTAATCCTGGAGATACTATAACCGTGCCGTCTAACTCCATTGATTTTCAATGGTTAACCCATACTCCGGCGGCGGTGACAGAAACTTATTTAATCTTTAGCAAAGCTAGTTTTACGTCTACGTTAGCGGCTTTGCAAAATGGCATCCAAGCACCCACCGCCGCAAAAGAGTACATTGGGGCATTATCAAACCCTGTAGAAGTTGCTAATGCTGTTTTACAAGACTTGCACAACGCCGGTGGAAATAAGCCCGATATAGACACTTACAATTTAGATGTTAATAATTGGGCAAGTCTTAATTTTATTTATCAAGTTGTTTGAATCCACGCCCCGTAAAATATAGATATCGCTACTAAGTTCATTGAAACTCTGCCAAGCTGTTAGTAGCTAAGTTAGCAGAATTGCAACAGCAATCTGTATGCAATAAAAGATTGATGAATTGCTCGTCCCACCAACTATTTTTATGACTTCTGAAATTCAGTTTCTCATGTGCGCCCCCGATCATTACGATGTGGATTATGTTATCAATCCCTGGATGGAAGGAAATATACATAAATCATCGCGCGATCGCGCTGTCGAACAGTGGCAAAAATTACACCACGTCCTCGCCGGAAATGCCATTGTAGACCTAGTTAAACCGCAAAAAGGCGTACCAGATATGGTATTTACAGCAAATGCGGGGCTGGTTTTAGGAGAAAACGTAGTTCTTAGCCGTTTCTTTCACAAAGAGCGCCAAGGTGAAGAACCTTACTTTAAACAGTGGTTTGAAGAAAAAGGCTACAATGTCTACGAATTGCCCAAAGACTTACCTTTTGAAGGCGCTGGCGATGCTTTATTAGACAGGGAAGGGCGCTGGTTGTGGGCGGGTTACGGCTTTCGCTCCGAACTCGATTCCCACCCTTATTTAGCAAAATGGCTAGATATTGAAGTATTATCTCTGCGCTTAATGGACGAGCGGTTTTATCACTTAGATACTTGTTTTTGTCCCCTTAGTGGCGGCTATTTACTGTATTATCCCGCCGCCTTTGATGCGTATTCCAACCGCGTGATTGAGATGCGCGTACCCGAAGAAAAGCGGATAGCGATTGATGAAGCTGACGCGGTAAATTTTGCTTGTAATTCGGTCAATATTAATTCTATTGTCGTGATGAATAAAGCCAGTGCTGCCTTAAAAGAGCGCCTAACGGCGGTAGGATTTCAAGTATTAGAAACTCCCTTAACAGAATTTCTCAAGGCTGGAGGTGCGGCGAAGTGCTTAACGCTGCGAGTAACAGAACCTGTAAGAGCAGAAGTTAGCGCCAATGTATCGGTAGAAAGCCGTACAATTAGATTAGAAGGTCATTTGCTCGATTCGGGCTTAATCAATCAAGCTTTAGATTTAGTTGTAGAAAGTGGCGGTAGTTTTAAAGTTCTCAATTTTAACTTGGGAGAGCAAAGACAAAGCACCTCCGCCGCCGAAGTCAAAGTATCTGCGCCTTCTCACGAAGTAATGGAAGGGATTTTATCGCAACTAATCGATTTAGGAGCGGTAGATTTACCCCAAGACGAGCGCGACGCAAAGTTAGAACCTGTAGTTCAAGCGGGGGTATCTCCTGATGAATTTTACGTCACAACTATTTATCCTACAGAAGTACGAATCGATGGCGAATGGATAAAAGTTCAATCTCAACGCATGGATGGCGCGATCTCCGTAGTTCGTACTCCCCAAGGTATAATCGCTCGGTGTAAACTGTTGCGGGATTTGGAAGTAGGCGAACAAGTAGTAGTCGATGTCTTAGGTATTCGCACCATCCGCAAACCAGAAGCGCGAGAACAACGCAACACTCAAGAATTTAGCTTCATGTCGGCGGGAGTTTCTAGCGAACGCCGAGTAGAACTTGTAGTTGAACAAGTCGCTTGGGAATTGCGCCAAATCCGCGATCAAGGCGGTAAAGTAGTGGTGACGGCGGGACCTGTGGTAATTCATACGGGCGGCGGTGAACACCTGGCTAGATTGGTGCGTGAAGGCTATGTGCAAGCGCTCCTAGGGGGAAATGCGATCGCCGTTCACGACATGGAACAAAACCTGATGGGGACTTCTTTGGGTGTGGATATGAAGCGCGGGGTAAGCGTGCGCGGCGGACATCGCCACCATTTGAAGGTAATTAATAATGTCCGTCGTTATGGCAGTATTGCTAAAACTGTAGAAAGCGGCGCTTTGACCGGTGGTGTAATGTACGAATGCGTGAAACACAACATTCCGTTTTCTTTGGCGGGTTCTATCCGCGACGATGGCCCTTTACCAGATACACAGATGGATTTGATTAAGGCTCAAGAAGATTACTCAAAGCTTTTAGTAGGCGCAGATATGGTGTTGATGTTGTCTTCTATGCTGCACTCGATTGGCGTAGGCAATATGACGGCGGCGGGGGTAAAAATGGTGTGTGTAGATATTAATCCGGCGGTAGTGACAAAATTAAGCGATCGCGGTTCGGTGGAATCGGTGGGCGTAGTTACAGATGTTGGTTTATTTCTCAGTCTTTTAGTTCAGCAATTAGATAAGCTCACAAGCCCTTATCAATCTTCTCCTGTAGGCGTATAAAGTTAACTAATGGAGCGACAAGGTAAGGTGGGTATCTTTCTTGTCGCTCCTAGTCAACAAAAAGATGCGCGATCGAGGTCTAATCTATACTAGAAATAGGATGGCTATAGAGGAAAAAATAACCAATTATGACAAGTTATGAAACTAAGATCGTCCGCTCTTATAGTCAAGAAGATATCCAACAAATCCTCTCGATTGCGATCGCTCGTCAATCAGACGATACGGAGTTTTCTTACCAGCAACTTGTAGAAATTGCTGAAGAATTAGAAATTACCCCCGAAGCTTTGCAACAATCAGAAATAGACTGGCGATCGCAAAACACTATAGTCCGTCAAAAACAAACCTTTGACTTATTCCGCCGTAACAAGTTAAAAAAGAAACTTGGTAATTATGCGATCGCTAATTCTTTTTTAGTTTTACTCGACTTGCTCAACTCCGGCGATCTTTCTTGGTCGCTTTATATTCTATTAATTTGGGGCTTAAAAGTTGGTCTTGATAGCTGGAATACCTACTACTCCAATGGAGAGGAGTACGAAAGAGCTTTTCAAAGATGGTCAGGGCAAAATCAGTTAAAACAATCAGTAAATACCGTTGTCAGTAAGATTAATAAGTGGCTAAAGGCGTAACTTTTTTAGATAGAATTTTGTTTTAAGTCATCTAAAGAAACGTGTTCTAGAGCCGAGGCATGAGTTGCAGCTAAATTTACAGGTGGAGCAACACCAGCGTCTATTGCTTCTTGCCAACGAGAAGCGCACAAACACCAGCAATCGCCAGGTTTTAAGCCCGGAAAGTTAGCTCTAGGCGTACTCAAATCGTTGCCTTGAGCCTTGGTATATTCCAAAAACTGGGCCGTAACTTTGGCACAAACAACGTGTACACCAAAATCTCCCGCGCCTGTACTACATTTTCCATCTCGATAATATCCGGTCATGGGCGAAGTGCAGCAAGTTTCTAATTCTCCCCCCAAGACATTTTGAGCGTTTGTCATTTTATTTAGGCTAAATATACTGAGGCTATATTACTTGCTCTAACGCTAGAAACCAATCGACTTAAGGGATTAATTTTTTGTAAGTACAACACGCTACACATAAAGTTGCTGTATTCAATCTATCCAAATAGTTAACTTGCCCAGGAAGTTATTAAAATCAAACCTCTATCTAGGGAACGTTTTGGTTGATGAGCTTAATGAAGTAAAAATAGATCACTAAATCTATAATTGCGATCGCATTTTTATGAAGCTAAATCATTTTAAGAACCTAGGACGCTGGGTAGCTACAACTCTATTTTGCCTGAGCGCGATTACCTTTGTATGGCAAGGGACATTTTTTGCCAACAATTCAGCAATGGCTGCTCCTATTTCCATTGCTTCTAGGGATGCAGGCGATAAAGTTAAAGACAAAGCTGAGGATGTTGCTAAAAGCTCCAAGAACTTTATCCGCGATACAAAAGATAAAGTAAAAGATGCTGCTAGTAGCAATGCCAGAAAAGTTGAAAATTCTACCGATACCAATAGTCCCGTTGAGGGCAAAGCCAAGAGCGACAGAGACACAATTTACAAAAGAGCAGATGAAGATGCGGCTCGGACGGAAAAAGCTGTAGACAAGTCAATGAATGCTGTAGAACGCACGGTTGAAAATATCAAAGACGCATTTAACTAGATTAGGGCTGAAATAATTATTGG from Synechocystis sp. PCC 7509 includes these protein-coding regions:
- a CDS encoding YdeI/OmpD-associated family protein translates to MKTVYASDRNQWREWLEKNHSTSVCVWLIYYKVKSGKPSIRYSEAVKEALCFGWIDSKVNSLDEERYQQVFTPRKPKSVWSRLNKQYIEELIAEGLMTEAGFEKIAVAKQNGSWIKLDEIEQLIIPADLKQVLVANETANKYFEALSNSAKKNILYWIDNAKRPETRLKRIEQTISSAIQNKNPLAR
- the sat gene encoding sulfate adenylyltransferase, with protein sequence MSYRDGIAPHGMQLINRIATPEQKQEFLEKAEFLPRVQLDERAVSDLVMLAIGAFSPLTGFMEQEDYDRVVMEMRLANGVLWSIPITLSVTEEVASPLKEGSLIRLDDPTGKFIGVLELSQKYRYDKTNEAINVYKTDDANHPGVQVVYNQGEINLAGSIWLLAREGHPQFPAYQIDPVESRRMFKEKGWKTIVGFQTRNPIHRAHEYIQKCAMETVDGLFLHPLVGATKEDDIPADVRMRCYEIILENYYPQDRVILAINPAAMRYAGPREAIFHAIVRKNYGCTHFIVGRDHAGVGDYYGTYDAQYIFDEFESAELGIVPMKFEHAFYCTRTESMATTKTSPSTPSERIHLSGTKVREMLRRGELPPPQFSRPEVAAELISAMKSPMEA
- a CDS encoding caspase family protein, with product MKRRDFFKRAGWILATLGISEAEWISLGDRTINAIASPLNRKLALLVGINQYPGNSPLSGCLTDVELQKELLIHRFGFVESDILILTNKQATRTGIESAFLNHLTAQAQSGDTVVFHFSGYGRRLQWSNETNINSLVTSDDGIDNDLTEEAIALLLQSLSTAYITTIFDTGFLFPNVAPSYLKVRSLPALAQWQLTKAELAFQQELKDKQKLVRKQPTIISAVDNGALAVEGQWTGFSAGLFTYALTQYLWAATPTNIVQVSFSKVAAISKTQVESADGVITAVEANSKTAQLWLGGLPPTVLEYYKENSQLQVLGKDLTVMVRSRNGLMAKAQVIGNTSLQIGQLVREAIRVLPRNISLNVALDPNLERIEKVDATSAFAAIPRVSLVATTGLPVDYLFGRVPESPASRYGLFSPKQELIPNSVGEAGEAAKLAVNRLLAKLKTLLAVKLWRLTSNAGSSLLEVEAILEVINPEKKVLMQINSGRSPLAKNKLKDLPLNASILLPTIAIGSQIQYRVSNKSDRPVYLLLMGLDSNKSAIALYPILPTSEPHSLEKPLLQNIVINPGDTITVPSNSIDFQWLTHTPAAVTETYLIFSKASFTSTLAALQNGIQAPTAAKEYIGALSNPVEVANAVLQDLHNAGGNKPDIDTYNLDVNNWASLNFIYQVV
- a CDS encoding TIGR00300 family protein — translated: MTSEIQFLMCAPDHYDVDYVINPWMEGNIHKSSRDRAVEQWQKLHHVLAGNAIVDLVKPQKGVPDMVFTANAGLVLGENVVLSRFFHKERQGEEPYFKQWFEEKGYNVYELPKDLPFEGAGDALLDREGRWLWAGYGFRSELDSHPYLAKWLDIEVLSLRLMDERFYHLDTCFCPLSGGYLLYYPAAFDAYSNRVIEMRVPEEKRIAIDEADAVNFACNSVNINSIVVMNKASAALKERLTAVGFQVLETPLTEFLKAGGAAKCLTLRVTEPVRAEVSANVSVESRTIRLEGHLLDSGLINQALDLVVESGGSFKVLNFNLGEQRQSTSAAEVKVSAPSHEVMEGILSQLIDLGAVDLPQDERDAKLEPVVQAGVSPDEFYVTTIYPTEVRIDGEWIKVQSQRMDGAISVVRTPQGIIARCKLLRDLEVGEQVVVDVLGIRTIRKPEAREQRNTQEFSFMSAGVSSERRVELVVEQVAWELRQIRDQGGKVVVTAGPVVIHTGGGEHLARLVREGYVQALLGGNAIAVHDMEQNLMGTSLGVDMKRGVSVRGGHRHHLKVINNVRRYGSIAKTVESGALTGGVMYECVKHNIPFSLAGSIRDDGPLPDTQMDLIKAQEDYSKLLVGADMVLMLSSMLHSIGVGNMTAAGVKMVCVDINPAVVTKLSDRGSVESVGVVTDVGLFLSLLVQQLDKLTSPYQSSPVGV
- a CDS encoding 2TM domain-containing protein; amino-acid sequence: MTSYETKIVRSYSQEDIQQILSIAIARQSDDTEFSYQQLVEIAEELEITPEALQQSEIDWRSQNTIVRQKQTFDLFRRNKLKKKLGNYAIANSFLVLLDLLNSGDLSWSLYILLIWGLKVGLDSWNTYYSNGEEYERAFQRWSGQNQLKQSVNTVVSKINKWLKA
- a CDS encoding DUF2237 family protein, whose translation is MTNAQNVLGGELETCCTSPMTGYYRDGKCSTGAGDFGVHVVCAKVTAQFLEYTKAQGNDLSTPRANFPGLKPGDCWCLCASRWQEAIDAGVAPPVNLAATHASALEHVSLDDLKQNSI